The genomic stretch TAATGCAGATATCAAGTATCACCGCAgcctcattttgttttttgctcagAATAGACTTATTATGTATGACCTTATAGAAGATTACAATGGAATGCACGTGATGAATCTTTCACGTTGACAGTAAAGTGCAACACAGACAGGACTGGGTGGAGGAAGGGTTGTGGCAGACGGTTTCccagaaaaaatgtcaaatgttgcaGGGCCATCAAAGAGGGATGTTTAGGGTTGGTGAGCTCCTCCAATGAGAAAGTGCAGAGAGTTCTTGTAGAGTGTGTTGCAATTTGTTTGGGAGGTCATCCAACAGTCAAGGAAAAAGCTATTTATCATGACCAAAAAATTGggacaatatacagtatttactgGAATTGGGTCTTGCTATTTATATGAAACCCAATCCAAGTGAAGTAGGAAGAAAGCTTGCATCTGTTTTTGGTCTGTTATAATTCAAAATGTGCATGATTTCTTTGTGAGGAAGAAAACAAGTCTCACTGCCTGTCACCGACACACATTTACCACATTTCAAAGCGCCAGACAGAGCAGTTATCAAACACACTTGGCTGGGAATGATCACACATCACGTATCCATTCAGTGGTTATATGAGCAGCAGCACCAGACTTGTATAACAGATTCATAAACGCCAAATGctgaactcctcctcctcctccttctcctcctcatcatcatcatctcactGCAGGCTACAGGAGCAGAGTGAGATGAGTTTACACGGATACATTTaaacttttcctctcttctcaaTGAATATCCTTCGAATAGTGATGAAGGATATTTAAGTCAAAGACAAGTGGCAACTCCAGCTCATTTTTGAAATATTGGCTTTGTCACATTAAATCTCCTTTTACGGAGTTCAATATGGGATTACGCATATTTGGCACGCCACTTTACGCATATGCGTGCgtctatttgtttgttttcctcctgcATGCTGTGCAGTCTCAGACAAACTCGGGGACCCAGCAAGGAAATAACCAAAGAGCGGCTCTCCGGCAGACGCTACAGTGGTCCCACAACGGCAAGGTCTTCAGCATTTTAAGCCAGGGCTCTGAGTATCAGCCACCGAAACGCAGGGGCGCATCTCAGCAGCAAGTGCACGCACGACCTGTCACCATCATCCGTGATGCCAACGTGAGACATCCGGACACCTCGAGCCAGCCTGTGGCCCCGTCTCTGCTCCAAAGGCTCGTGAGAGGACGCGAGCACCGCCAGCATCACAATGACCACGTCAGTGAACGCAACGGGACGCAGAGGAGCAGCAACGAGACCCAGGGAAAGGTCACCGTCAGTCCGCCTCCGGCCCGGAGAGAAGACATGATGGTCGGTGATGATCCCTACGACCCCTACAAGTCCAGTGATGGCGATAACCCATATTACAATCATTATGACGTGTACGACAGACCGAGCCAGAGATCGAGACCCGGATATGGCACAAGGTATCATCAGTATGGTAAGAGTTGGATTAATGACCAATAGTGGTGTTTAAGATGATAAAATGCTTCCTGTCTTTCAATTAatcagtttggttttttttgtctgacttGGTTTTACATTTCTGCATCTATTTCCCATCTGttactgtgtttgtctgtaaatgaaacattaattgaCTGATTGGTTCATGTTTTATGTACCACTTTTATTTACCATCACTCTTATAGCTATTATCACTATAATGTTGTTTGTTGGTTTAGGTCTGCCTGATCTGGTACCTGACCCGTACTACATTCAAGCCTCTGCTTATGCCCAGAGAGTCCCAATGTACAACCTGAGATGTGCAGCTGAGGAGAACTGTTTGTCAAGGTAGGTAGACTGCTGTCAAGACTTATCCacagggaggggaaaaaacagggATTTCATCCAAGTCTGAGTGTGATTCACAGAGCTTTGAGCCATAACAACTGCCTAAAGTGTTTGTGGGTGAGGGCTGCCCAGTGGAACCATGAGCTGAGGTAAAATTAACCGAATCCTGCCACTGATGGTGCAGATGGGTGGAGTGGTGGATTTCTTTAAAGTATAATTATAGTTTTCCCCGAGGAGAGAAAGCCCGAATGGTAAACACATTATCGAAAACAACCTCATTCCTGCAAATTATTTTTCCACGCACCATTTACATGGTGACTGCCTTCAGTCAGACACTGAAAAACTGCTCCACTCAGAGGAGGGGGGGTCTAGCAGGAAAAACAATGTAAGTCATGTAGTTGTGTCCACATATGACAATTTTCTTTCTGCAAACTGATGCTCTACATTTGCTTTGTGCCTGCAGCTCAGCCTATACAGCCAGCATTAGAGACTATGACACCCGCATGCTGCTGAGGTTTCCTCAGAGAGTCAAGAACCAAGGGACGGCGGACTTCCTCCCCAGCAGGCCACGTTACTCCTGGGAGTGGCACAGCTGTCACCAGTGAGTATAAGATCATCTCTGACCTCACCATCCCACACAGAAAGGGAAAACCTCTGTGGCTTGT from Anoplopoma fimbria isolate UVic2021 breed Golden Eagle Sablefish chromosome 14, Afim_UVic_2022, whole genome shotgun sequence encodes the following:
- the loxa gene encoding protein-lysine 6-oxidase, with the protein product MGLRIFGTPLYAYACVYLFVFLLHAVQSQTNSGTQQGNNQRAALRQTLQWSHNGKVFSILSQGSEYQPPKRRGASQQQVHARPVTIIRDANVRHPDTSSQPVAPSLLQRLVRGREHRQHHNDHVSERNGTQRSSNETQGKVTVSPPPARREDMMVGDDPYDPYKSSDGDNPYYNHYDVYDRPSQRSRPGYGTRYHQYGLPDLVPDPYYIQASAYAQRVPMYNLRCAAEENCLSSSAYTASIRDYDTRMLLRFPQRVKNQGTADFLPSRPRYSWEWHSCHQHFHSMDEFSHYDLLDASSHHSVAEGHKASFCLEDTSCDYGYYRRYACTSHTQGLSPGCYDTYNADIDCQWIDITDVKPGNYILKVSVNPQYHVPESDYSNNVVRCDVRYTGNYAYVSGCHMSSY